The following DNA comes from Teredinibacter haidensis.
TGGGGTTGCACCGGAAATAACGGATACCGGGTTAATTAACTCTACGGGAGAGTAAGTCGCACTACAGTGCTCACAGTTATCGCCGTATTGATCCGGTGTTTTACATTTCGGGCAGGTACCTTTTACATAGCGGTCGGCCAGAAATAGTTGCTTTTCCGGGTCGTAGGCCTGGGTGACCGTGCGGGTATCGATATGGCCGTTGTCCTGCAATTTTTTGTAAATATGGCTCGACAGCTCTTTGTTTTCTTCCGAATGGGTGGAATGGTAGTTGTCGAACTCGATCAGGAAGTCATTAAAATCTGCCTCATGTTCGGCCTGGATGTTGGCGATCTGTTGCTCGGGTGTTAGCCCTAGTTGCTCGGCGCGCAGCATAATGGCAGTGCCGTGGGCATCGTCGGCGCATACATAGATACAGTTGTGACCACGCAGCTTTTGGAATCTCACCCAGATATCGGTTTGGATAGTTTCTACCATGTGCCCCAAATGGATCGAGCCATTTGCGTATGGAAGGGCACTTGTTACTAGCATTTTGCGTTGTTCTGTCATGGTCACTTGATCGTTTCTACAGCTAAAGTATGGGTGCCCGCGGGTGGCGGGCATTTCGGGCGCGCAACTATACCACTAAATACTTGATTTTTCCGCATCATGGGCTCCTGAATACAGCCAAATTGAATCGTGGGGTTGAGAGTGGTAATTTGCTTACCTTCTGCGCGCCCCAACAAATTTTTCACGGAGTTTTTATGAGTAGTGACCTAATGCAGCAGGTAGATTCAGCTTTAACGGCGGTGGTTTTACCAGAGATCGGTGGGCAAAGCCTGCGCGCAATTTGCGAGCTGTCGGCGCACGAAAATGGTGTGCGTATATTGGTTAATCAGGGCGTGCACGATGACGAGCTGACCCGGCGCATCCAGTCGGATATTGCGCGGGCATTGTCGCCGTTGGATCAGGAGCGGGTAGAGGTGGGCTTCAACATCGCCGTGCTGCCAGCAAAATCCTTACAGGCGGCGAATGTCAGCAGTGTTCCCGGAGTGAAGAATATTGTTGCCGTGGCATCGGGTAAGGGTGGCGTGGGTAAATCGACGACAACGGTAAATATAGCGCTGGCGCTGGCGCTGGCGGGAGCGAAGGTGGGCGTGCTGGATGCTGATATCTATGGCCCCAGCCAGCCACAGATGCTGGGCGTAGCTGATAAACGTCCTGAAATGCACGGCCCCAACATGATTGAGCCTATTGATGCCCTGGGTTTGAAAATGATATCCATGGGCAATCTGGTCACCGATAAAACGCCGATGGTATGGCGGGGGCCAATGGTGAGTGGTGCTTTACAGCAGTTGTTACAAAGCACTCACTGGGACGACATTGACTATCTTGTAATCGATATGCCGCCGGGAACGGGTGATATCCAGTTGACCTTATCTCAAGCTGTACCGGTTTCTGGCTCTGTGATTGTGACCACGCCCCAGGACATTGCGCTGCTGGACGCTCGCAAAGGTATTGAAATGTTTACCAAGGTGAATATTCCGGTATTCGGTATTGTGGAGAATATGTCGACCCATATTTGCTCCAATTGTGGTCATGCCGAGGCCATCTTTGGTGAGGCTGGCGGTGAGGCTCTGGCAGATGAGTATGGTGTAAGTGTCCTTGGTCGTTTACCGCTGACACTTGCCATTCGTGAGCAAACCGATGCGGGTACACCACCTGTGGTTGCCGATCCTGATTCTGCCGTCAGCAAGGAATACCGTAGTATTGCCAGCCATGTGGCTCTGGCCTTATGGCAGCAGTCATTGGCGGGAAATGCTGGCCCGGAGATTTCTTTTTCCGACGATTAACTTGCAGC
Coding sequences within:
- the apbC gene encoding iron-sulfur cluster carrier protein ApbC — protein: MSSDLMQQVDSALTAVVLPEIGGQSLRAICELSAHENGVRILVNQGVHDDELTRRIQSDIARALSPLDQERVEVGFNIAVLPAKSLQAANVSSVPGVKNIVAVASGKGGVGKSTTTVNIALALALAGAKVGVLDADIYGPSQPQMLGVADKRPEMHGPNMIEPIDALGLKMISMGNLVTDKTPMVWRGPMVSGALQQLLQSTHWDDIDYLVIDMPPGTGDIQLTLSQAVPVSGSVIVTTPQDIALLDARKGIEMFTKVNIPVFGIVENMSTHICSNCGHAEAIFGEAGGEALADEYGVSVLGRLPLTLAIREQTDAGTPPVVADPDSAVSKEYRSIASHVALALWQQSLAGNAGPEISFSDD